A single genomic interval of Chitinophaga sp. 180180018-3 harbors:
- a CDS encoding Crp/Fnr family transcriptional regulator: MFSVFEAYITDKGDFTSSELKMIRALSVTKKIRKRQFILQEGDVCRHKTFICKGLLKSYMRKDDGTEYIMKFSPENSWVVDPPSYHKQLPSKYNIDALEDTDIIQWQRADFEELLATIPSLKSFSETLINNSNEANMERILMNISYTSEEKYQAFVESCPDIFQRVPLHMVASFLGVSRETLSRIRHAQLQQVKNNDLIS, encoded by the coding sequence ATGTTCAGCGTTTTTGAAGCATATATTACGGACAAGGGAGATTTTACCAGCAGCGAGCTGAAAATGATACGTGCACTGTCAGTAACGAAGAAAATACGTAAAAGGCAGTTTATCTTGCAGGAAGGAGATGTTTGCCGGCATAAAACCTTTATTTGTAAAGGCCTGCTGAAGTCTTATATGAGGAAAGACGACGGCACAGAATATATTATGAAATTTTCGCCGGAAAATTCCTGGGTAGTAGATCCCCCCAGCTACCATAAACAACTCCCTTCCAAATACAATATCGATGCACTCGAAGATACTGACATCATACAATGGCAGCGAGCTGATTTCGAAGAATTATTAGCGACCATTCCCTCATTGAAATCCTTTTCAGAAACGCTTATCAATAACAGCAACGAAGCCAACATGGAACGCATACTGATGAATATCAGCTACACTTCTGAAGAAAAATATCAGGCGTTTGTTGAATCCTGCCCGGATATTTTCCAGCGGGTGCCCTTGCATATGGTGGCTTCCTTTCTTGGTGTATCCAGGGAAACACTGAGCCGGATAAGACATGCACAGCTTCAGCAGGTTAAAAACAATGATTTAATTTCGTAA
- a CDS encoding DUF1569 domain-containing protein, with protein MKTVLDTTAREELTRRIHQLSEHNVAQWGKMNVRQMLQHCVLWEEMALGRMPVKRSFIGRIFGRVALRDLTKSDAPLRKNTPTSPELKITTEVNSDFEQTKERWIALIAEHDSPNTTGIMHPFFGEMSPGQIVLLSYKHADHHLRQFGC; from the coding sequence ATGAAAACAGTACTTGATACAACTGCCCGGGAAGAGCTCACCCGCCGCATCCACCAGCTCAGTGAACACAACGTGGCGCAATGGGGTAAGATGAATGTCCGTCAAATGCTGCAGCATTGTGTTTTATGGGAAGAAATGGCATTGGGAAGAATGCCCGTTAAACGCTCGTTCATAGGCCGGATTTTCGGCAGAGTGGCGCTTCGCGATCTGACTAAAAGCGATGCTCCATTGCGGAAAAATACACCAACGAGCCCCGAGTTAAAGATTACCACCGAAGTAAACAGCGATTTTGAGCAAACGAAAGAACGATGGATAGCGCTGATTGCAGAACACGATAGTCCAAACACCACTGGCATCATGCATCCATTCTTTGGGGAAATGTCGCCCGGGCAGATCGTATTGCTTTCTTACAAACATGCCGATCATCACCTCCGGCAATTCGGTTGCTAG
- a CDS encoding glycerophosphodiester phosphodiesterase family protein: MKSSLLDNNFNVIAYRGGTTLYPENSPAAIRHSVNINPQCIIEIDLQLTKDNEIIAFHDFQLNHLTNGNGLVIDHNIADLRKIKLRNPDGTLNDTAHISTLHEIFDTFPQQRFILDLHVMDPVLINSVAEIVTDHHREGSIAIQSVNDNIIEEFQALRPGWTFVAAANATRKFAFASKLRLEKWVKTTADIMFLPEKLGGISILGNRALNVLHQCKVKVWSCVNFKPYTNVNSFADMQRLRQKGVDGVFTDDPGSLMAAGRK; encoded by the coding sequence ATGAAATCCTCATTACTGGATAATAATTTCAATGTGATCGCTTACAGAGGTGGCACCACCCTGTATCCCGAAAACTCACCGGCTGCCATCAGGCATAGTGTAAATATCAACCCGCAATGTATCATCGAAATAGACTTACAGCTGACGAAAGACAATGAGATCATCGCTTTTCACGATTTCCAACTGAACCATCTCACCAATGGCAACGGCCTCGTGATCGATCACAACATCGCTGATCTGAGAAAAATAAAGCTGCGCAACCCCGATGGCACCCTGAACGATACCGCACATATCTCTACGCTCCATGAAATATTCGATACCTTCCCTCAACAACGATTTATACTCGACCTGCATGTAATGGACCCGGTATTGATCAACAGCGTGGCGGAGATAGTAACAGACCACCATAGGGAAGGCAGCATTGCTATACAGAGTGTGAACGACAACATCATAGAGGAATTTCAGGCACTGCGGCCCGGATGGACTTTCGTTGCAGCTGCCAATGCTACCAGGAAATTTGCATTTGCTTCGAAACTACGCCTGGAGAAATGGGTGAAAACTACAGCCGATATTATGTTCCTGCCGGAGAAACTGGGCGGAATAAGCATCCTGGGCAATCGGGCACTGAACGTACTGCATCAGTGTAAGGTAAAAGTATGGAGCTGCGTGAACTTCAAACCATATACCAATGTGAATTCCTTTGCCGACATGCAACGGCTCCGGCAAAAGGGAGTGGATGGGGTTTTTACGGATGATCCCGGTTCTCTTATGGCTGCCGGTCGCAAATGA
- a CDS encoding VOC family protein: MSIFVLNQDSALDFYTNKLGFKLKLDLPMGNDNRWLTVSPPDQPDLEIVLFPVGAGKMLPQEVADTITGFVKNGVFGCGVFECNDIYATYEELKTKGVEFIKAPTKEFYGTEALFKDDSGNWFSLQPRQQ, from the coding sequence ATGAGCATCTTTGTGCTCAACCAGGACAGCGCCCTTGATTTTTATACCAACAAACTGGGGTTTAAATTAAAACTCGACCTTCCAATGGGCAACGACAATCGCTGGCTAACGGTTAGTCCGCCGGATCAACCTGATCTTGAGATTGTACTGTTTCCGGTAGGTGCCGGCAAAATGCTGCCCCAGGAAGTGGCCGATACCATTACCGGCTTCGTGAAAAACGGCGTATTTGGCTGTGGCGTATTTGAGTGCAATGATATTTATGCGACTTATGAAGAACTGAAAACAAAAGGTGTTGAATTTATTAAAGCGCCAACAAAAGAGTTCTACGGTACTGAAGCACTATTTAAAGATGATTCAGGCAATTGGTTTTCACTTCAGCCCAGGCAACAATAA
- a CDS encoding GNAT family protein: MIRHLTMTTLPEDIITPRLILRLINKDIMEACLNGKLDVATRELGAAIPAELMEHPGSLIYSLRQLANDPLYAPWSARAIILPETRQMIGLIRFHSSPNPEYLQRYVRDAVEFGYEVFPAWQRQHYATETLEAVMTWAQRAHGIHHFVASVSPENTPSLQLIARFGFHKIGEEIDETDGIEYVFLRTAD; the protein is encoded by the coding sequence ATGATCCGGCATTTAACCATGACAACACTCCCTGAAGATATTATTACCCCGCGCCTGATACTGCGCCTGATAAACAAAGATATTATGGAAGCCTGCCTCAACGGCAAGCTGGATGTGGCTACCAGGGAACTGGGTGCGGCCATTCCGGCGGAGTTGATGGAACATCCCGGTAGTTTGATTTACAGTCTCCGGCAACTGGCAAACGACCCACTGTATGCACCCTGGTCAGCAAGAGCCATCATTCTGCCAGAAACCAGGCAAATGATAGGCCTGATACGGTTTCACAGCAGTCCGAATCCTGAATATCTGCAGCGTTATGTCAGGGACGCAGTTGAATTCGGGTATGAGGTATTCCCGGCCTGGCAGCGACAGCACTACGCCACTGAAACATTGGAAGCGGTGATGACCTGGGCGCAAAGGGCACATGGGATTCACCATTTCGTTGCTTCGGTGTCACCGGAGAACACGCCTTCCCTTCAATTGATAGCCAGGTTCGGGTTCCATAAAATCGGTGAAGAAATCGATGAAACTGATGGTATAGAATATGTTTTCCTGCGAACAGCTGATTAA
- a CDS encoding heme-binding protein: MNITYSEASGALNAAIEKAKQLNIPVSIVVVDAGGHLVSLARLDSVYGVVDFAIKKARTAVMFGVDSDVMGSIVAGAGMHGYGMISSNEGLLTIAGGVVIRNREGRIIGAIASSGGTQEQDKAIATAGADALS; encoded by the coding sequence ATGAACATAACATACAGTGAAGCATCAGGTGCGCTGAATGCCGCCATAGAAAAAGCAAAGCAGCTAAATATACCCGTCAGCATCGTAGTGGTGGATGCAGGCGGGCATCTGGTTTCCCTCGCGCGGCTCGACAGCGTTTATGGGGTCGTTGACTTTGCCATAAAAAAAGCGAGAACAGCGGTGATGTTTGGGGTCGACAGTGATGTAATGGGCAGTATCGTGGCAGGCGCCGGTATGCATGGATACGGGATGATTAGTTCCAATGAAGGACTGCTAACCATAGCAGGCGGCGTTGTTATCAGAAACAGGGAAGGGCGCATAATAGGGGCTATTGCTTCGTCGGGAGGCACACAGGAACAGGATAAAGCAATTGCAACAGCCGGCGCCGATGCGCTTTCCTAA
- a CDS encoding AraC family transcriptional regulator → MEEKSEIIFDKFVYSCAFEKHRGDEEFIPEHFLGFQLSGETHTFHARGNTIVPENTVVVVRKNQLVRTIKYPSKEGKYQFLSITLDQETLQQYALENKIQAQARYEGKQKLFFEPDEFLRSYFISLLPYANKKKTATPKLADLKIREAIELLLQSNPDFKHLLFDFSEPYKINLEEFMQQHYMFNVSVEAFAKLTGRSLSGFKRDFAKIFGTTPRQWLREKRLDEAYYLIRYKQQKPADIYLDLGFENLSHFYFSFKQKFGLTTSEV, encoded by the coding sequence ATGGAAGAAAAGAGTGAAATAATATTTGATAAGTTCGTATACTCCTGTGCCTTTGAGAAACACAGAGGGGATGAAGAATTTATACCGGAGCATTTTCTGGGATTTCAATTATCAGGAGAAACTCATACGTTCCATGCCCGGGGCAATACCATAGTGCCGGAAAATACTGTTGTGGTGGTTAGGAAGAATCAGCTGGTACGCACTATCAAATATCCGTCGAAAGAAGGAAAGTACCAGTTCCTTTCTATTACCCTCGACCAGGAAACATTGCAGCAATATGCCCTTGAGAATAAAATCCAGGCGCAGGCACGGTATGAAGGCAAACAGAAATTGTTTTTTGAGCCCGACGAATTTCTCCGGAGTTATTTTATTTCACTTTTGCCATACGCCAACAAGAAAAAAACGGCTACGCCCAAACTCGCGGATCTGAAGATCAGAGAGGCCATAGAGTTGCTGCTGCAAAGCAATCCTGATTTCAAACACCTGTTATTTGATTTTTCCGAACCATATAAAATAAACCTGGAAGAATTCATGCAGCAGCACTATATGTTCAATGTTTCCGTAGAGGCATTTGCGAAGCTTACGGGACGTAGTCTTTCGGGATTTAAGCGGGATTTTGCTAAAATATTCGGTACTACCCCCAGGCAATGGCTGAGGGAAAAACGACTCGATGAAGCTTATTACCTGATCAGGTACAAGCAACAGAAACCAGCAGATATCTACCTGGATCTTGGGTTTGAAAACCTGTCACATTTTTACTTCTCGTTTAAACAAAAATTCGGGCTTACGACGTCGGAAGTATGA
- a CDS encoding GIY-YIG nuclease family protein, giving the protein MEQVQIGKCVYILNTGRNLYKIGKTQDLHKRLAAYHTHLPVLFRVVRQYAAENMSELEESLHIVFQHKRVKGEWFELSKSDLVICDNIARSYALQSLQKQARRYSDISFTDNPLLQVMEANEKYLQDYSRIADDIRLGLNNDEVFELHEGTVNKSVIETVRRLLKYRTPNSEFLGKWMRVVKELSDGESESSILLKYSGHISRGTIQMIKRILRNQLY; this is encoded by the coding sequence ATGGAGCAGGTACAAATAGGTAAATGTGTATATATTCTGAATACAGGCCGAAACCTGTATAAGATTGGCAAAACGCAGGATCTTCATAAGCGCCTGGCGGCTTACCATACGCACCTCCCTGTGCTGTTCCGCGTGGTACGCCAGTATGCGGCGGAAAATATGAGTGAGCTGGAGGAAAGTCTGCATATCGTTTTCCAGCATAAACGTGTAAAAGGCGAATGGTTTGAGCTCAGCAAGAGCGACCTGGTCATCTGCGACAACATCGCCCGGAGCTATGCCCTGCAGTCGCTGCAGAAGCAGGCGAGGAGATATTCAGATATCAGTTTCACCGACAATCCGCTGTTACAGGTGATGGAAGCGAATGAGAAATACCTGCAGGATTACTCCCGCATTGCAGATGATATCCGGCTGGGATTGAATAACGATGAAGTATTTGAACTGCATGAAGGCACGGTTAATAAATCTGTTATTGAAACTGTAAGGAGATTGTTGAAATACCGTACCCCCAATTCGGAATTCCTGGGCAAATGGATGCGTGTTGTCAAGGAGCTTAGCGATGGTGAAAGCGAGAGTAGTATACTTTTGAAATATAGCGGTCATATTAGCAGAGGTACAATTCAGATGATTAAGAGGATATTGAGGAATCAGTTGTATTAG
- a CDS encoding SDR family oxidoreductase, with the protein MRIFLTGATGFIGSAIVKELIGAGHQVLGLARTEEAERSLIAAGAQVHRGNLENLESLRSGAAMSDGVIHTGFIHDFSKYKENCEIDRRAIETLGEGLAGTGRPLVVTSGTAVGQTGELITEDQQPVSGSDEMPRAASEEAAAAVAARGVRVAVVRLPLSVHGEGDHGFVPILIGLAREKGMAAYMGDGLNRWPAVHRLDAARAFRLVVENNAAAGNFHVVGEEGIAFKDITNIIGRRLNVPVANITASAAAGYFGWFTHFAAINNPTGSRHTRELLGWEPVQPGLLSDIDSAHYFNQ; encoded by the coding sequence ATGCGTATTTTTCTTACAGGCGCCACGGGCTTTATAGGCTCCGCCATCGTTAAAGAGTTAATCGGCGCAGGCCACCAGGTATTGGGCCTTGCGCGCACAGAGGAGGCCGAAAGGTCGCTCATTGCTGCTGGAGCGCAGGTGCATCGCGGCAACCTTGAAAATCTGGAGAGCCTGCGCAGCGGTGCTGCTATGTCCGACGGCGTCATCCACACCGGCTTTATCCATGATTTTTCGAAATATAAGGAGAACTGCGAAATCGACCGTCGTGCCATCGAAACATTGGGCGAGGGACTGGCTGGCACCGGGCGCCCCCTCGTTGTTACATCTGGTACTGCTGTAGGGCAAACCGGCGAATTAATTACAGAAGATCAGCAGCCGGTTTCCGGGAGCGATGAGATGCCCCGCGCGGCTTCGGAAGAGGCGGCTGCGGCAGTAGCTGCCCGTGGTGTGAGGGTGGCCGTAGTACGGTTGCCCCTGTCGGTGCACGGAGAGGGTGATCATGGCTTCGTACCGATATTGATTGGGCTTGCGCGGGAAAAGGGGATGGCGGCCTATATGGGCGACGGCCTCAACCGCTGGCCAGCTGTACATCGCCTGGATGCTGCCCGCGCCTTCCGCCTGGTGGTGGAGAACAATGCGGCCGCCGGCAATTTCCATGTAGTGGGCGAAGAAGGCATCGCATTCAAAGACATCACCAATATCATCGGTCGGCGTTTGAATGTACCAGTAGCCAATATTACTGCTTCAGCAGCAGCCGGTTATTTCGGATGGTTCACACATTTCGCAGCTATCAATAATCCCACAGGTAGCCGGCATACACGGGAGCTGTTGGGATGGGAACCTGTACAACCCGGGCTCTTGTCTGATATCGACAGTGCACATTATTTCAATCAATAA
- a CDS encoding glycosyltransferase family 2 protein — translation MTSSLATTDIVISIIIATYNAGSEIKDCLQSINDQVFRKMEIVVVDGGSKDDTVASLQSYNGRLPLTWISEPDQGIYDALNKGARLARGKWIYFLGADDRLLPGFSELAATLKEEHTVYYGISKAWYRNGETGPGLYTGRFSAYRMAKNCLNHQAILYPAAVFSKYSYELQYRISADYALNIRVWGDKNFPKQYLPVTIVNYNMEGYSSDKKDELFRQNRSQLVRDYMGYYVYCLFLFRQFRKKMKGQPDL, via the coding sequence ATGACCAGTTCATTAGCAACAACGGATATTGTCATCAGTATAATCATAGCTACCTACAATGCAGGCAGTGAAATAAAAGATTGTTTGCAATCGATCAACGACCAGGTATTCCGGAAAATGGAGATCGTGGTAGTAGATGGAGGCAGTAAGGATGATACGGTTGCCAGCCTCCAATCTTATAATGGTCGCCTCCCGCTTACCTGGATCAGTGAGCCGGATCAGGGCATCTATGATGCGCTGAATAAAGGCGCCCGCTTAGCCAGGGGCAAATGGATTTACTTCCTCGGTGCTGACGACCGGCTGCTGCCCGGATTCAGTGAACTGGCAGCCACTTTAAAAGAAGAACATACGGTGTATTACGGAATCAGTAAAGCCTGGTACCGGAACGGGGAAACAGGCCCCGGGCTGTATACCGGCAGGTTCTCCGCCTACCGGATGGCGAAAAACTGTCTTAATCACCAGGCCATACTATATCCCGCCGCCGTTTTTTCTAAATATTCCTACGAACTTCAATACCGCATCTCTGCTGATTATGCCCTCAATATCCGCGTATGGGGTGATAAAAATTTTCCCAAACAATATCTTCCGGTAACAATTGTTAACTATAACATGGAAGGATATTCCTCAGATAAAAAAGATGAATTATTCCGGCAGAACCGGTCGCAGCTCGTACGGGATTACATGGGCTATTATGTCTATTGCCTGTTCCTTTTCAGGCAGTTCAGGAAAAAAATGAAGGGCCAGCCTGACCTTTGA
- a CDS encoding NosD domain-containing protein: MTVNSIAALRVTNGTTADNVCTLLGYYAPGDGGGGSFYWDDTSGDQDNGVTIIKAQAATGRWKRIHDKVMDVRWLGAKGDGTSDDLAMVQQGIDFCSTNGYTLKLSAGTYLCNGTLWLKDYTVITGEGNNSVLKIGASGQIRGEKGGVRGYGFNDNYATEVIPPNTQDYGNLTLTANVAVGATELPVGDTTKVSVGDLLYTFNGVTNAWQILSPQNGIPAEWNNYDNPLGQMEIFRVKAKTATTITINRPTAFACPQGTAVSKLIGVKEVALSNFKIDFVIQVSDAMLLEQTSNCRISGLVLNNGGISLYKCAWNTINNCIITTTVGRCIMVTSFGTGNRISNNTCYYTTGGDAAILVMMANNNSVCNNTVEGSGVAGKDEIGVCCHARSYNNVIANNLVRNMSAGYGLYYGCWANTFDSNSSSKCFVDYSCYYAGKASISGANSYGSSEERERQDTTRLKRSVAIFYCREVTVTNGILEKNLQIEGSKNIEISGNTLVGDILLIVTSVGANIQIRNNRVTSPGRCITVTSATYNIAPPYQPVLIEGNILEGNYDKLIYLERVVHVYIRQNIIKNNNLIGIGFNDIASFTSITGNHFMNCSIAVDFSAYANNVSTSYACVKDNRFFNCTALYQSWLSPVTNNFVKSGGVNGFEIMNLGSVVPTVPDKKWVYIGAADGLTGPANWKEVAQ; encoded by the coding sequence ATGACAGTAAATTCAATTGCAGCCCTGCGAGTGACAAATGGTACTACGGCGGATAATGTATGTACGCTCTTAGGGTATTATGCTCCCGGCGATGGCGGAGGCGGAAGTTTCTATTGGGATGATACTTCGGGCGACCAGGATAACGGCGTTACCATCATCAAAGCTCAGGCTGCCACTGGCCGGTGGAAGCGGATTCACGACAAAGTGATGGATGTCAGATGGCTGGGCGCCAAAGGAGATGGAACATCAGATGATCTCGCTATGGTACAGCAGGGGATCGACTTTTGCAGCACCAATGGCTATACGCTGAAGCTTTCTGCAGGTACTTACCTGTGTAACGGTACCCTCTGGCTGAAGGACTATACGGTTATAACCGGGGAAGGGAATAACAGCGTATTGAAAATAGGCGCAAGTGGACAAATCAGAGGCGAAAAAGGTGGCGTAAGAGGATATGGATTCAATGACAACTATGCCACAGAAGTGATACCTCCGAATACGCAGGATTATGGCAATTTAACATTGACAGCCAATGTGGCGGTTGGGGCTACGGAGTTACCGGTAGGCGATACCACGAAAGTAAGTGTCGGAGACCTGTTGTATACATTTAACGGAGTAACCAATGCCTGGCAGATCCTGAGTCCCCAAAACGGCATTCCCGCAGAATGGAATAACTATGATAATCCACTTGGGCAGATGGAAATTTTCAGGGTAAAAGCAAAAACTGCTACGACTATAACGATCAACCGGCCTACGGCATTTGCCTGTCCACAAGGCACGGCTGTCAGTAAGTTAATAGGGGTAAAAGAAGTAGCATTATCAAACTTTAAAATAGACTTTGTAATACAAGTCAGTGATGCTATGCTGCTCGAGCAGACCAGTAATTGCAGGATCAGCGGCCTGGTGCTTAACAATGGCGGAATTTCGCTGTATAAGTGCGCCTGGAATACAATTAATAACTGCATTATTACTACTACCGTTGGCCGCTGCATTATGGTCACATCTTTCGGTACTGGTAACAGAATTTCCAATAATACCTGCTATTATACAACAGGAGGTGATGCTGCTATTCTTGTAATGATGGCAAATAACAATAGTGTATGCAATAACACGGTAGAAGGTAGCGGAGTTGCCGGGAAGGATGAAATAGGCGTCTGCTGCCACGCCCGTAGCTATAATAATGTAATTGCCAATAATCTTGTAAGAAACATGTCGGCCGGATACGGACTCTATTATGGCTGTTGGGCTAATACCTTCGATAGTAATTCTTCCTCCAAATGTTTTGTCGACTACAGTTGCTATTATGCAGGAAAGGCGTCCATTTCCGGTGCCAACAGCTACGGTAGTTCCGAAGAAAGAGAAAGACAAGACACGACACGGTTGAAACGCTCAGTAGCCATTTTTTATTGCCGGGAGGTAACTGTCACAAACGGAATATTGGAAAAAAATTTGCAAATAGAGGGTTCAAAGAACATCGAAATTTCTGGTAACACGCTCGTGGGGGACATATTACTTATCGTGACCAGTGTAGGTGCCAATATCCAAATCAGGAATAACCGGGTTACCTCACCTGGAAGATGTATCACTGTAACATCCGCTACATACAACATCGCGCCTCCCTACCAGCCTGTTCTGATAGAAGGCAATATATTAGAGGGTAACTATGATAAACTGATCTATCTCGAAAGAGTGGTGCATGTATATATCCGCCAGAATATCATAAAAAACAATAATCTAATTGGCATCGGATTTAATGATATAGCCAGTTTTACATCCATCACCGGCAATCACTTTATGAACTGCTCGATAGCAGTGGATTTCTCTGCCTATGCCAACAACGTAAGCACCTCATACGCCTGTGTTAAAGACAACCGGTTTTTCAATTGCACGGCGTTGTACCAGTCGTGGTTATCGCCGGTGACCAATAATTTTGTCAAAAGCGGCGGCGTGAATGGCTTTGAAATCATGAACCTCGGTAGCGTGGTGCCAACAGTACCTGATAAAAAATGGGTATATATCGGGGCTGCTGACGGGTTAACAGGTCCGGCTAACTGGAAGGAGGTTGCCCAATAA
- a CDS encoding AraC family transcriptional regulator, with the protein MASHSYPKVYLYRRVVQAKLFIDHHFADDIDLNNISDEAYFSKFHFIRLFKKIYGKTPHQYLIWVRLEKAMELLKYGSTVSEACYAVGFESVGSFSALFKRTTGVSPSTFQEAQQQIKKQISRAPLNFVPGCFIYQYNLTENSNFGETV; encoded by the coding sequence ATGGCGTCTCATTCATATCCCAAAGTTTATCTGTATAGAAGGGTTGTGCAGGCAAAACTTTTCATCGATCATCATTTTGCTGATGATATCGACCTTAACAACATTTCAGACGAAGCTTATTTTTCCAAGTTTCATTTTATCCGGTTATTTAAAAAGATTTACGGCAAAACGCCACATCAGTACCTGATATGGGTACGACTGGAGAAAGCGATGGAATTATTGAAGTATGGCAGCACCGTGTCTGAGGCCTGCTATGCAGTAGGGTTCGAAAGCGTGGGGTCATTCAGTGCATTGTTCAAACGTACAACAGGCGTTTCTCCTTCCACTTTCCAGGAAGCCCAACAACAAATAAAAAAACAGATTTCCCGGGCGCCGTTAAATTTTGTTCCCGGCTGTTTTATCTATCAATATAACCTCACTGAAAATAGCAATTTTGGAGAAACAGTTTAA
- a CDS encoding SDR family oxidoreductase → MSKTILITGAASGFGKIAAFELARKGHHVIATTQVYPQMSDLKREAEEKHIQLTVDKLDVTNHRDIAYAHKKYDIDVLISNAGIMEGGPIAEQPLELIRSMFDVNVFGALELAQGFIRKFAAKKQGKIIFTSSMGGLWTVPYVAAYCASKHALEAIAEGLKTELAPFNIKIATCNPGVFGTGFNDRGVDSIFRWYDPATNFTPAAAFDGAAESLAHQLDPQSMAEVIVNVALDDTANFRNVHPKETETFVKQLQAEAWAAKS, encoded by the coding sequence ATGAGCAAAACAATTTTAATTACCGGGGCTGCCAGCGGTTTTGGAAAAATCGCTGCATTTGAACTAGCCAGGAAAGGACATCATGTGATTGCCACCACACAGGTTTATCCTCAGATGAGCGACTTAAAAAGAGAAGCGGAGGAAAAGCATATCCAACTCACCGTTGATAAGCTCGACGTCACCAATCATCGTGACATTGCCTACGCGCACAAAAAATACGACATCGATGTATTGATCAGTAATGCCGGTATTATGGAAGGCGGTCCGATTGCCGAGCAGCCGCTGGAGCTGATCCGCTCGATGTTTGATGTAAATGTATTCGGCGCATTGGAACTGGCACAGGGATTCATCAGAAAATTTGCAGCAAAGAAGCAGGGAAAAATCATATTTACGTCTTCTATGGGCGGCTTATGGACCGTGCCTTATGTGGCTGCCTATTGCGCGTCCAAACATGCGCTGGAGGCGATTGCGGAAGGATTGAAAACAGAGCTGGCTCCGTTCAATATAAAAATCGCCACCTGTAATCCTGGTGTATTCGGCACGGGATTCAATGATCGCGGCGTTGATTCGATTTTCCGCTGGTATGATCCGGCCACTAACTTCACTCCTGCTGCTGCATTCGACGGGGCAGCCGAATCACTTGCCCACCAACTGGATCCTCAGTCAATGGCCGAAGTGATTGTGAACGTAGCATTGGATGATACGGCCAATTTCAGAAATGTACATCCCAAAGAAACAGAAACATTCGTAAAACAACTACAGGCAGAAGCCTGGGCAGCAAAAAGCTGA